A genomic window from Nocardioides sp. BP30 includes:
- a CDS encoding UPF0182 family membrane protein: protein MSELYDDDPVGAPRSSSRLRVFTASALVLVLLIVLVNRFAAFYTDHLWYDSVHAGHVFTTLFWTKVGLFAVFGLLMALAIGGSMVLAFRARPFFSPAEEHSSLTRYRDAVTPIRTWLLVGVSVLSGIFAGVSGAGRWRLYLLWRHGGSFGQKDPHFHKDVGFYVFDLPWWHYLVDFALTATALGLVAAVVVHYLYGGIRLQGGGQRMTAAAQAHVSVLLGAFVLLKGLDYWLDRYDLVHSNGPLFTGIGFTDDHAVLPAKNILSGIALICAVLLFVNIWRRTWELPAIGLALLVLSSVLLGLIWPAIVQGFQVNPSRSDKERSYVAANIAATRTAYAIDDANVAQQNYPDTADASKASASALDEQASSLPVADPVALQPQFEQTQQVKSYYQVTNPLDVDRYTVDGQDRAVVLGVREVKDAGITGSDRNWTNLHTVYTHSDGVIAAYANQRDKSDTTEGRDVQWAQNSDVDDLSGGPIEDRIYYGEHSPNYSVVGRPKGASSVELDLGSNGSDNATTTTYDGKGGVAIDSTFRQLLYAVKFGSASFLLSERVNDQSKVLYNRDPKTAVHKVAPWLTLDSNPYPVVTGGRIEWVVDGYTTTDEYPESERESLRTMTDDATQATPGLRALPNDDINYMRNSVKATVDAYDGTVTLYEWDPDPILKAWESAFPGVVKPKKDIPADLLPHLRYPDYLYKVQRYQLARYHVTNATDFLRGSDRWQVPESPSVAGHLQTPARMFLDSSDGKKTWAMTSTFVPDSRSNLAAIMTVDSDATASDYGKITLLTGFDQNASGPAQVYNAFRNNTKIAEVIGAFARSGSSAVYGNLLTVPLTGTGLLYVQPVYAVQATGSPSSYPVLAYVLVSYDGQLGYGPTLGDALTDALKNGGEGSTTTSPGGGTPGSSTPSPSDSASPSPTGSTTPSAPTTPPAKSGAAALLAQAKDLFAQADAAGKAGKFTQREKLIKQAEKLVSQAAEKLSGS from the coding sequence ATGAGCGAGCTGTACGACGACGACCCCGTCGGTGCCCCGCGGTCCTCAAGCCGCCTGCGGGTGTTCACCGCCTCTGCGCTGGTGCTGGTGCTCCTCATCGTGCTGGTCAACCGGTTCGCGGCGTTCTACACCGACCACCTCTGGTACGACTCGGTCCACGCCGGCCACGTCTTCACCACGCTGTTCTGGACCAAGGTCGGGCTGTTCGCCGTCTTCGGCCTGCTGATGGCGCTGGCGATCGGCGGCTCGATGGTGCTCGCCTTCCGCGCGCGGCCGTTCTTCAGCCCCGCCGAGGAGCACAGCAGCCTGACGCGCTACCGGGACGCTGTCACGCCGATCCGCACCTGGCTGCTGGTCGGGGTCAGCGTGCTGAGCGGCATCTTCGCCGGCGTCTCCGGAGCGGGCCGCTGGCGGCTGTACCTGCTGTGGCGGCACGGCGGCTCCTTCGGCCAGAAGGACCCGCACTTCCACAAGGACGTCGGGTTCTACGTCTTCGACCTGCCCTGGTGGCACTACCTGGTCGACTTCGCCCTGACCGCCACCGCGCTCGGCCTGGTGGCGGCGGTGGTCGTGCACTACCTGTACGGCGGCATCCGCCTGCAGGGCGGTGGTCAGCGGATGACCGCTGCCGCCCAGGCCCACGTGTCGGTGCTCCTCGGCGCGTTCGTGCTGCTCAAGGGCCTCGACTACTGGCTCGACCGCTACGACCTGGTGCACAGCAACGGGCCGCTGTTCACCGGGATCGGCTTCACCGACGACCACGCGGTGCTGCCCGCCAAGAACATCCTGAGCGGCATCGCGCTGATCTGTGCCGTGCTTCTCTTCGTCAACATCTGGCGCCGCACCTGGGAGCTGCCCGCCATCGGCCTGGCACTGCTGGTGCTCTCCTCGGTGCTGCTCGGACTGATCTGGCCGGCCATCGTGCAGGGGTTCCAGGTCAACCCGTCCCGCTCGGACAAGGAGCGGTCCTACGTCGCGGCCAACATCGCCGCGACGCGGACGGCGTACGCGATCGACGACGCCAACGTCGCGCAGCAGAACTACCCGGACACGGCCGACGCCTCGAAGGCCAGCGCCTCCGCACTGGACGAGCAGGCCTCCTCGCTGCCGGTAGCGGACCCGGTCGCGCTGCAACCGCAGTTCGAGCAGACCCAGCAGGTGAAGTCCTACTACCAGGTGACGAACCCGTTGGACGTGGATCGCTACACCGTCGACGGTCAGGACCGGGCGGTGGTGCTGGGGGTGCGCGAGGTCAAGGACGCCGGCATCACCGGCAGCGACCGCAACTGGACCAACCTGCACACCGTCTACACCCACAGCGACGGCGTGATCGCCGCCTACGCCAACCAGCGCGACAAGTCCGACACCACCGAGGGCCGCGACGTGCAGTGGGCGCAGAACAGCGACGTCGACGACCTCAGCGGCGGCCCCATCGAGGACCGGATCTACTACGGCGAGCACAGCCCGAACTACTCGGTCGTCGGGCGGCCGAAGGGTGCCTCGTCGGTGGAGCTCGATCTGGGCAGCAACGGCTCGGACAACGCCACCACCACGACGTACGACGGCAAGGGCGGGGTGGCGATCGACTCGACGTTCCGGCAGCTGCTCTACGCGGTGAAGTTCGGCTCGGCGAGCTTCCTGCTCAGCGAGCGGGTCAACGACCAGTCCAAGGTGCTCTACAACCGCGACCCGAAGACGGCTGTGCACAAGGTCGCGCCCTGGCTGACGCTGGACAGCAACCCCTATCCGGTGGTGACCGGCGGCCGGATCGAGTGGGTGGTCGACGGCTACACCACCACCGACGAGTACCCGGAGTCCGAGCGCGAGTCGCTGCGCACGATGACCGATGACGCCACCCAGGCCACGCCGGGGTTGCGCGCGTTGCCCAACGACGACATCAACTACATGCGCAACTCGGTCAAGGCGACGGTGGACGCCTACGACGGCACCGTCACGCTCTACGAGTGGGACCCCGACCCGATCCTCAAGGCGTGGGAGTCGGCGTTCCCCGGGGTGGTGAAGCCGAAGAAGGACATCCCGGCCGACCTGCTGCCGCACCTGCGCTACCCGGACTACCTCTACAAGGTGCAGCGCTACCAGCTGGCGCGCTACCACGTCACCAACGCCACCGACTTCCTGCGCGGTTCGGACCGCTGGCAGGTGCCGGAGTCGCCGTCGGTCGCGGGCCACCTGCAGACGCCGGCGCGGATGTTCCTGGACTCCTCGGACGGCAAGAAGACCTGGGCGATGACCTCGACGTTCGTGCCCGACAGCCGCAGCAACCTGGCGGCGATCATGACGGTCGACTCGGATGCGACGGCGTCCGACTACGGGAAGATCACCCTGCTCACCGGCTTCGACCAGAACGCCAGCGGGCCGGCGCAGGTGTACAACGCGTTCCGCAACAACACCAAGATCGCCGAGGTGATCGGCGCCTTCGCGCGCAGCGGCAGCTCGGCGGTCTACGGGAACCTGCTCACGGTGCCGCTGACCGGGACGGGATTGCTGTACGTGCAGCCGGTGTACGCCGTGCAGGCCACCGGGTCACCCTCCTCCTACCCCGTGCTCGCCTACGTGCTGGTCTCCTACGACGGCCAGCTCGGCTACGGCCCGACCCTGGGCGATGCGCTCACCGACGCACTGAAGAACGGGGGAGAGGGCAGCACCACCACGAGCCCGGGCGGCGGTACGCCGGGCTCGTCGACCCCCTCGCCCAGCGACTCGGCCAGTCCGTCGCCCACCGGCTCCACCACGCCCTCCGCGCCCACCACGCCGCCGGCCAAGAGCGGCGCCGCCGCCCTGCTGGCCCAGGCCAAGGACCTGTTCGCGCAGGCCGACGCCG